Part of the Limihaloglobus sulfuriphilus genome is shown below.
GGATTGTAATAGCTGAACAGCACCACCGGCACATCCGCGTCATACGAGCGAATATCGCGGACAATATCAAAGCACACACCCATATTGACACCCGCCGCGAGTGCCCGGCTGCTGGAACGCTGGATAACAGGCCCGTCTGCCGTCGGATCGGAGAACGGAACACCAAGCTCCAAAACATCAAGCCCGCCGGCGATCATCTCACGAATCAGCTTCTTAGACATCTCAACAGACGGATCGCCTGCCGAGATAAAGCCGACTAAAGCCTTGCGGCCGTTTTTCTTATATTCTGCAAATCGTTTTTCAATCCTGTTCATAGTAAAATCCGTATATTCTTTTATTTTGTGGTTTTTCCAATTATTGCAAGCGCATGCGCCAGGTCTTTATCTCCGCGGCCCGAAAGGTTTACAAGTATAACCTCGTCTTTGCTCCTGCTGCGGGCCTCTTTGAGAGCTGAGGCCAGAGCGTGTGAGCTTTCAAGAGCGGGGATAATCCCCTCAAAACGCGAAAGCATTTTGAACGCCTCTATCGCTTCATCATCTGTTACCGGCACATAACGAACGCGTCCAAGCTCTTTTAACAGAGAATGTTCGGGCCCTACGCCGGGATAATCTAATCCTGCCGAGACAGAGTATGCGTGTTTTATCTGACCGTCTTCGTCCTGGAGCAGATACGACTTTGAGCCGTGCAGGACACCGACCGTGCCCTTGCACAGCGGCGCCGCGTGTCTGCCGGTCTCGATACCCTCGCCTGCCGCCTCTACGCCGATCATCTCGACCTCATCACCGATAAACGGATAGAACAACCCCATCGCGTTGCTGCCGCCGCCGACACAGGCTACGAGCACATCGGGCAGCCTGCCGATAAGCTCTTTGATCTGCGTGCGTGCTTCGATGCCGATAATCTTCTGAAACTCACGAACCATCACCGGATACGGATGCGGGCCGGCAACCGTGCCGATAACATAAAACGTATCCTCTACCGCTTCGACCCAGTACCGCATCGCCTCGTTCATAGCGTCCTTGAGCGTACCGGTACCGCTGGAAACCGGCACAACCGTCGCGCCGAGAAGCCCCATACGCTGAACATTGGGCTGCTGCCGCTCGATATCCTCGACACCCATGAACACCTTGCACTCCATACCCATCAGCGCCGCGGTCGTAGCCGTCGCCACACCGTGCTGGCCGGCGCCGGTCTCGGCGATAACCCGGTTTTTGCCCATGTATTTGGCGAGCAGTGTCTGGCCGACTGTGTTGTTTATCTTGTGTGCGCCGGAATGGGCTAAGTCCTCACGTTTAAGGTATATCTGAGCGCCGCCGATATGCTCCGAGAGCCTGCCGGCATGATAAACGGGTGTAGGCCGGCCGACATAGTGCTTTAAAAGAGAGTTAAACTCCGCAAGAAATGACTTGTCGATGATATATTTTTCAAATGCCGCCGCCGCTTCTATCAGTGCGGGCATAAGCGTCTCGCCGACATAGATGCCGCCGAACTCGCCGAAATGGCCCCGCTGATCAGGGTAGTTGTAGTCAAACATTCCGTTCATATTAAAATTCTCCTCAAAGGAACATTTATTTTCAAATTTTTTGCGCTGT
Proteins encoded:
- the trpB gene encoding tryptophan synthase subunit beta, which gives rise to MFDYNYPDQRGHFGEFGGIYVGETLMPALIEAAAAFEKYIIDKSFLAEFNSLLKHYVGRPTPVYHAGRLSEHIGGAQIYLKREDLAHSGAHKINNTVGQTLLAKYMGKNRVIAETGAGQHGVATATTAALMGMECKVFMGVEDIERQQPNVQRMGLLGATVVPVSSGTGTLKDAMNEAMRYWVEAVEDTFYVIGTVAGPHPYPVMVREFQKIIGIEARTQIKELIGRLPDVLVACVGGGSNAMGLFYPFIGDEVEMIGVEAAGEGIETGRHAAPLCKGTVGVLHGSKSYLLQDEDGQIKHAYSVSAGLDYPGVGPEHSLLKELGRVRYVPVTDDEAIEAFKMLSRFEGIIPALESSHALASALKEARSRSKDEVILVNLSGRGDKDLAHALAIIGKTTK